TCCTTGGCCGATTTGCAGGCGATGCCGCCTGCCGCGATCAGCTCAGGCGCGACCGGCGCGACGTCGTGCAGGAGGACGCGATGGCCCGCAGCCAGGAGATGGCTGGCCATCGGCCGTCCCATAGTGCCAAGTCCGATGAAGCCGATGTCGATCATGTCTAGCTTTCTCTCAGTTGCTTTAGAAAAAGTTCAACGACGCTTTCGGTGCACCTCTCCCGCTTGCGCGAGAGGTCGGCACGCAGTGCCGGGTGAGGGCTTTCTCTGCTTCGGGATTTTTCTCGGTCTACCTCGGCAATCCGTCATTGAGACACCCTCTCCCCCTCTCGCGCGAGCGGGAGAGGGAGCGCACCGTCGTCGTGGCCATGCTCTCAGGTCTCGAAGGTCTGCGCCGCGTGCCAGGACAGGCCTTCCAGCGTCGTGGTGCGCGGCTTGTATTCGCAGCCGATCCAGCCGCGATAGCCGATCGCGTCGAGATGGCGGAACAGGAAGGGATAGTTGATCTCGCCGGTGCCCGGCTCATGCCGGCCGGGATTGTCGGCGAGCTGGATGTGGGAGATCTGCGGCAGATATTCCTGCATGGTGCGGGCGAGATCGCCCTCCATGATCTGCATGTGATAGATGTCGTATTGGACGAACAGATTGTTCGACCGCACCTCGGAGATCAGCTGGATCGCCTGCTCGGTGCCGTTGAGAAAGAAACCGGGAATATCGAGCGTGTTGATCGGCTCGACCAGCAGCTTGATATTCTCGCGCGCCAGCGTCGACGCCGCAAAGCGCAGGTTTCCGACCAAAGTCTCCTGAAGCTCGCGCGGGTCGGTATTGTCTGGCGCGATGCCGACCAGGCAGTTGAGCTGCTCGCAATCGAGCGCCTTGGCGTAGTCGATGGCGCGGAACACGCCGTCGCGGAATTCGCTGGTGCGATCGGGCAGGATCGCGATGCCGCGCTCGCCGCCGGCCCAGTTGCCGGCGGGCAGATTGTGCAGCACCTGGGTCAGCCCGTGGGCCTCGAGCTGCTCGCGGAGCTGCGCCTTGTCAAAGTCATAGGGGAAGAGGTACTCGACCCCAGCAAAGCCTGCCGCCTTCGCCGCGGCGAAGCGGTCGATGAACGGCATCTCGTTGAAGAGCATGGTGAGATTGGCGGCGAATTTCGGCATGATGCTGTCTCCTATTCCGCCGGCTGCAACACGCCGGGCCTGATGGCCCCGACCTCGTCGAGCGGCAGGTCCAGCACCTCCTCGAACTCGACGATGTTGTCGATCTCGGTGCCCATTGCGATGTTGGTGACGCGCTCGAGGATGAACTCGACCACCACAGGCACGCGGTGCTTCTTCATCAATTCGCGCGCGGTTGCGAACGCGGCCTGGGTGTCCTTCGGGTCGGTGACGCGGATCGCCTTGCAGCCGA
The genomic region above belongs to Bradyrhizobium sp. CCBAU 53338 and contains:
- the hyi gene encoding hydroxypyruvate isomerase; translated protein: MPKFAANLTMLFNEMPFIDRFAAAKAAGFAGVEYLFPYDFDKAQLREQLEAHGLTQVLHNLPAGNWAGGERGIAILPDRTSEFRDGVFRAIDYAKALDCEQLNCLVGIAPDNTDPRELQETLVGNLRFAASTLARENIKLLVEPINTLDIPGFFLNGTEQAIQLISEVRSNNLFVQYDIYHMQIMEGDLARTMQEYLPQISHIQLADNPGRHEPGTGEINYPFLFRHLDAIGYRGWIGCEYKPRTTTLEGLSWHAAQTFET